The Maylandia zebra isolate NMK-2024a linkage group LG7, Mzebra_GT3a, whole genome shotgun sequence genome contains a region encoding:
- the ggcx gene encoding vitamin K-dependent gamma-carboxylase, whose protein sequence is MEARDATAGAFVRREGDDQTAKDQHKAPKREQTPTRSKMEQIFGFKKEDLTSWHSFVALLNRPTDPASLGIFRCLFGLLMVIDITQERGLSNLDYKYLDGAPVCRFPLFNFLQPLPLDWMYLVYVVMFLGASGIMLGCFYRLSCLMFLSTYWYIFFLDKTAWNNHSYLYGLIGFQLTLMDGNRYWSIDGLRRPSIRNAHVPLWNYTLLRAQIFIVYFIAGVKKLDADWVEGYSMSYLAHHWLFDPFKLILPVELVSLLVVHGGGLILDLTAGYLLFFDVTRPYAFFFVSYFHCMNSQLFSIGMFPYAMLATSPLFCYPDWPRNFFAHFPSFLRPVLPLTSPGSQPSPSCVYEEIQGSGTQQRQTPAAAKSSKLRLKHKLGAIFTVLYLMEQFFLPYSHFITQGYNNWTNGLYGYSWDMMVHSRSHQHVKITYKDRKTGETGYLNPGVFTQSRRWKDHGDMLKQYATCLHQYLPRYNISDPEIYFDIWVSINERFQQRIFDPRVDIVSAEWSPFKPNKWLMPLLVDLSPWRPKFQEIEGSLDNQTEIVFIADFPGLHLENFVSEDLGNTSIQVLQGQVNVEIVEEKKNYTLQPGEQIKVAAGAYHKVYTVSEGPSCYMYVYVNTTEAALQKNFTKLYEIQERVRNGTETEPLPPELQPLMAADDDVGSEVNATDPIVRLFLKRQRRMKEVKKRREAGMLERLQRFAVKKYYTIRRGILMTAIAMRNLAVGLPPLEQLTREVAYANMKEPQAEASQDERLKDEVGHAEL, encoded by the exons ATGGAGGCGAGAGACGCTACGGCAG GCGCTTTTGTGCGCCGTGAGGGAGATGATCAAACTGCAAAGGACCAGCACAAAGCTCCCAAACGTGAACAAACGCCCACCAGAAGCAAGATGGAGCAAATATTTGGCTTCAAGAAGGAGGACCTGACTTCCTGGCACAGCTTTGTGGCTCTCCTGAACCGCCCCACGGATCCTGCATCTCTGGGCATCTTCCGCTGCTTGTTTG GTTTGCTGATGGTCATAGACATCACACAGGAACGTGGCCTCAGTAACCTGGACTACAAGTACCTGGATGGGGCCCCCGTGTGTCGCTTTCCTCTCTTCAACTTCTTACAGCCCTTGCCGCTGGACTGGATGTACCTGGTGTACGTGGTGATGTTCCTCG GTGCTTCGGGCATCATGCTCGGCTGCTTCTACCGCCTCTCCTGCCTCATGTTCCTCTCCACGTACTGGTACATCTTCTTCCTGGACAAAACCGCCTGGAACAATCACTCCTACCTCTACGGCCTCATTGGATTTCAGCTCACACTCATGGATGGCAACAGATACTG gtCCATCGATGGACTGCGGAGACCCTCTATAAGAAATGCTCATGTGCCTCTATGGAATTACACACTGCTGCGAGCTCAG ATATTTATAGTATACTTCATTGCCGGAGTGAAGAAGTTGGATGCTGATTGGGTGGAGGGATACTCAATGTCATACCTGGCTCACCATTGGCTGTTTGACCCCTTCAA ACTgattcttcctgtggagttaGTAAGCCTGTTGGTGGTGCACGGAGGCGGTCTCATTTTGGATCTGACCGCTGGCTATCTGCTGTTTTTTGACGTTACTCGGCCTTACGCATTTTTCTTTGTCAGCTACTTCCACTGTATGAACTCGCAGCTCTTCAGCATTG GGATGTTTCCCTACGCAATGCTGGCCACCAGTCCTCTCTTCTGCTACCCTGACTGGCCAAGAAATTTTTTTGCCCATTTCCCATCATTCCTCAGGCCAGTCCTGCCCCTCACTTCACCGGGGTCCCAGCCCAGCCCTTCCTGTGTTTACGAAGAAATCCAAGGCAGTGGCACTCAGCAAAGACAGACCCCAGCTGCTGCCAAATCATCCAAATTGAGACTAAAACACAAGCTGGGAGCCATTTTTACTGTTCTTTACTTAATGGAACAGTTCTTCTTGCCCTACTCTCACTTCATCACACAG gGTTATAACAACTGGACTAATGGCCTGTACGGATATTCATGGGACATGATGGTTCACTCTCGCAGCCATCAGCACGTTAAAATCACCTACAAAGACAGGAAAACGGGTGAAACTGGATATCTGAACCCAGGG GTGTTCACACAGAGCCGTCGCTGGAAGGACCACGGAGACATGCTGAAGCAGTATGCTACATGCCTCCATCAGTACCTGCCTCGTTATAACATCTCCGATCCTGAAATCTACTTTGACATCTGGGTGTCCATCAATGAACGCTTCCAGCAAAG GATCTTTGATCCTCGTGTGGACATTGTGAGTGCTGAATGGTCACCTTTCAAACCAAACAAATGGCTCATGCCTCTGCTGGTGGACCTCTCGCCTTGGAGGCCCAAGTTCCAGGAGATCGAGGGAAGTTTGGACAATCAGACTGAAATCGTCTTTATTGCGGATTTCCCAG GTCTCCACTTGGAAAACTTTGTGAGTGAAGATTTGGGCAACACCAGCATCCAGGTGTTGCAGGGCCAGGTGAATGTAGAGATagtggaggagaagaagaactACACTCTGCAGCCCGGTGAGCAGATAAAG GTAGCTGCCGGGGCTTATCATAAGGTGTACACAGTGTCCGAGGGCCCCTCTTGCTACATGTACGTCTATGTAAACACCACAGAGGCGGCACTACAGAAGAACTTCACCAAGCTGTATGAAATCCAGGAGCGTGTTCGCAATGGAACAG AAACCGAGCCACTTCCTCCCGAGCTGCAGCCTCTCATGGCTGCAGATGATGACGTGGGTTCGGAGGTCAACGCCACTGACCCGATTGTGCGGCTGTTCCTGAAGAGGCAGCGACGGATGAAGGAAGTTAAGAAACGCAGGGAGGCCGGCATGCTGGAGCGACTGCAGCGCTTTGCCGTGAAGAAGTATTACACAATACGCAGAGG AATCTTGATGACAGCCATTGCAATGAGAAACCTGGCGGTGGGTCTGCCTCCGCTCGAGCAGCTGACGAGGGAAGTTGCCTACGCCAACATGAAGGAACCTCAAGCAGAAGCCAGTCAAGACGAACGGCTCAAAGATGAAGTCGGTCATGCAGAACTTTAA
- the LOC143419502 gene encoding uncharacterized protein LOC143419502 isoform X1 yields MRFPVPLFVFLAVAAFHTVLSASLESAEKEEKAAKYDGLAELQKIDQMEFEAAQKNQEAHMNATEDQSGDSRYLEAAQDHSVEGRVDSQDANAAEGGGNSDAAGQGEAESESSEDADGPQRQEHHEVVTEAVTSLDENTQDSTKEQDALE; encoded by the exons ATGAGATTTCCAGTGCCGCTGTTTGTTTTCCTTGCTGTGGCAGCATTTCACACGG TGCTCTCAGCATCTCTGGAGTCtgcagagaaagaagaaaaagctgcaAAGTATG ATGGGCTAGCTGAGCTGCAGAAAATAG ATCAGATGGAGTTTGAGGCTGCTCAGAAAAACCAGGAAGCTCACATGAATG CTACTGAAGATCAGAGTGGAGATTCCCGCTACCTCG AGGCCGCTCAGGATCACTCTG TGGAGGGGCGCGTGGACTCTCAGGATGCCAACGCag CAGAAGGTGGTGGAAATTCTGATGCTGCAGGTCAAGGAG AGGCAGAGTCTGAGTCCTCTGAGGACGCAGATG GGCCACAAAGGCAGG AACACCATGAGGTTGTAACTGAGGCTGTGACCAGTTTGG ATGAAAACACTCAGGATTCAACCAAGGAGCAAG
- the LOC143419502 gene encoding uncharacterized protein LOC143419502 isoform X2, which translates to MRFPVPLFVFLAVAAFHTVLSASLESAEKEEKAAKYDGLAELQKIDQMEFEAAQKNQEAHMNATEDQSGDSRYLEAAQDHSVEGRVDSQDANAEGGGNSDAAGQGEAESESSEDADGPQRQEHHEVVTEAVTSLDENTQDSTKEQDALE; encoded by the exons ATGAGATTTCCAGTGCCGCTGTTTGTTTTCCTTGCTGTGGCAGCATTTCACACGG TGCTCTCAGCATCTCTGGAGTCtgcagagaaagaagaaaaagctgcaAAGTATG ATGGGCTAGCTGAGCTGCAGAAAATAG ATCAGATGGAGTTTGAGGCTGCTCAGAAAAACCAGGAAGCTCACATGAATG CTACTGAAGATCAGAGTGGAGATTCCCGCTACCTCG AGGCCGCTCAGGATCACTCTG TGGAGGGGCGCGTGGACTCTCAGGATGCCAACGCag AAGGTGGTGGAAATTCTGATGCTGCAGGTCAAGGAG AGGCAGAGTCTGAGTCCTCTGAGGACGCAGATG GGCCACAAAGGCAGG AACACCATGAGGTTGTAACTGAGGCTGTGACCAGTTTGG ATGAAAACACTCAGGATTCAACCAAGGAGCAAG
- the fam136a gene encoding protein FAM136A yields the protein MAEAHQARVQNVIEDMVQSLEKDHIRKMQGRMFRCSAECCDRSTDSMAQVHQCIETCHTPLAKAQGLVTSELEKFQDRLTRCTMTCNDKAKDLFDSGAKEPAVRSLMDRCVGSCVDDHVNLIPSMTRRLKENLDSIRQ from the exons ATGGCAGAGGCTCATCAGGCACGCGTGCAGAATGTGATCGAAGACATGGTCCAAAGCCTGGAGAAGGACCACATCCGTAAAATGCAG GGGCGCATGTTCAGGTGCAGCGCAGAGTGCTGCGATCGCTCCACAGACAGCATGGCTCAGGTGCATCAGTGCATCGAGACGTGTCACACTCCCCTGGCCAAAGCTCAGGGCCTGGTCACTTCAGAGCTGGAGAAGTTTCAG GACCGTCTAACTAGATGTACGATGACCTGCAACGATAAAGCAAAGGATCTCTTTGACTCCGGCGCGAAGGAGCCAGCTGTTCGATCGCTGATGGACCGCTGCGTGGGCAGTTGTGTGGATGACCACGTTAACCTGATCCCCAGCATGACCCGACGACTAAAAGAGAACTTGGACTCTATACGGCAGTGA
- the gmcl1 gene encoding germ cell-less protein-like 1 isoform X1, giving the protein MGILGSRFQLSSQGPEEATEGTSTNRKHNCECKKRKRNAQCDCDSDQEEDDGILDTPRRKKLKSTSKYIYQTLFLNGENSDIRICALGQEWNLHKVYLCQSGYFSSMFSGSWKESSMMEINLEIPDQNIDTEALQVVFGSLYRDDVLIKPSRVVSILAAACMLQLDDLIQQCGETMKENISAKTVCGYYACASIYGLDSVIKKCLEWLLNNLMTHQNIDLMKELGVEVMEQLIQSSDLFVMQVEMDVYTALKKWMFLQLNPLWDGPIKQLLADADAWLCKRRTDLCEKEPFLNTDEGVPFRSVFNFVRLQYIINDLASARILERDNILPLDWLTSVYKNQWFAMLRTEFENDNGPQEPNKDEFEQSSMRCGRKLIKDGDYCWRWTGFNFGFDLLVTYTNRFIVFKRNTLSQPCGGAVSLQARRHLAYRLRLASFDSRGKLVCSRSTGYQLLTLEKDQEYVVMNLDSRLLSFPLYVCCNFLYTSPQSDHRPDSSDKDRSAHSVS; this is encoded by the exons ATGGGAATTCTGGGCAGCAGGTTTCAGCTGTCCTCTCAGGGACCAGAAGAGGCCACAGAGGGCACAAGTACCAACCGCAAACATAACTGCGAGTGTAAGAAGAGGAAACGAAATGCTCAGTGTGACTGTGACAGTGATCAAGAGGAGGATGATGGCATACTCGATACACCTCGCAG GAAGAAATTAAAAAGCACATCAAAGTACATTTATCAGACCTTGTTTCTGAATGGGGAAAACAGTGACATTCGTATCTGCGCTCTGGGACAGGAGTGGAACCTCCACAAAGTGTACCTCTGCCag TCGGGGTATTTCTCCAGCATGTTCAGCGGATCCTGGAAGGAGTCCAGCATGATGGAAATCAACCTGGAGATCCCAGATCAGAACATTGATACTGAAG CTCTACAAGTTGTGTTTGGGTCCCTGTACCGTGATGATGTTCTGATCAAACCCAGCAGAGTCGTCAGTATTCTTGCCGCTGCTTGTATGCTACAGCTG GATGATTTGATCCAGCAGTGTGGCGAAACCATGAAGGAAAACATCAGTGCAAAGACTGTGTGTGGCTACTATGCGTGTGCTAGCATCTATGGCCTGGATTCAGTCATTAAAAA ATGTCTCGAGTGGCTTCTAAACAACCTGATGACCCACCAAAATATCGACCTGATGAAAGAACTTGG GGTGGAGGTCATGGAGCAACTCATCCAGTCCTCTGACTTGTTTGTCATGCAGGTGGAGATGGATGTTTACACTGCTCTGAAAAAG TGGATGTTTCTGCAGCTCAATCCGCTGTGGGACGGCCCCATCAAGCAGCTTCTGGCTGATGCCGACGCCTGGCTTTGCAAGCGCAGGACAG ACCTTTGTGAGAAGGAACCCTTCTTGAACACAGATGAGGGCGTTCCTTTTCGGTCAGTGTTCAACTTTGTGCGCCTGCAGTACATCATCAATGACCTCGCGTCTGCACGCATCTTGGAGAGGGACAACATTTTGCCTCTTG ACTGGTTGACGTCCGTGTATAAAAACCAGTGGTTCGCCATGCTCCGGACAGAGTTTGAGAATGATAACGG TCCTCAGGAGCCCAACAAAGACGAGTTTGAGCAGAGCAGCATGAGGTGTGGCAGGAAGCTCATTAAAGATGGAGAT TACTGCTGGAGGTGGACGGGCTTTAACTTTGGTTTCGACCTGCTGGTGACCTACACAAATCGCTTCATCGTCTTCAAGAGGAATACTCTGAGTCAGCCATGTGGGGGCGCTGTCAGTCTACAAGCACGAAGACACTTGGCATACAG GTTACGTCTTGCCTCCTTTGACAGTCGTGGAAAGCTGGTCTGCAGTCGCTCAACAGGTTACCAGCTGCTCACTTTAGAGAAAGACCAG GAGTATGTGGTGATGAATCTGGACAGCCGGTTGTTATCATTCCCCCTCTACGTGTGCTGTAACTTCCTGTATACATCACCTCAGTCAGATCACCGTCCAGACTCCTCAGACAAAGACAGGTCTGCTCACAGTGTGTCTTGA
- the gmcl1 gene encoding germ cell-less protein-like 1 isoform X2: MGILGSRFQLSSQGPEEATEGTSTNRKHNCECKKRKRNAQCDCDSDQEEDDGILDTPRRQKLKSTSKYIYQTLFLNGENSDIRICALGQEWNLHKVYLCQSGYFSSMFSGSWKESSMMEINLEIPDQNIDTEALQVVFGSLYRDDVLIKPSRVVSILAAACMLQLDDLIQQCGETMKENISAKTVCGYYACASIYGLDSVIKKCLEWLLNNLMTHQNIDLMKELGVEVMEQLIQSSDLFVMQVEMDVYTALKKWMFLQLNPLWDGPIKQLLADADAWLCKRRTDLCEKEPFLNTDEGVPFRSVFNFVRLQYIINDLASARILERDNILPLDWLTSVYKNQWFAMLRTEFENDNGPQEPNKDEFEQSSMRCGRKLIKDGDYCWRWTGFNFGFDLLVTYTNRFIVFKRNTLSQPCGGAVSLQARRHLAYRLRLASFDSRGKLVCSRSTGYQLLTLEKDQEYVVMNLDSRLLSFPLYVCCNFLYTSPQSDHRPDSSDKDRSAHSVS, from the exons ATGGGAATTCTGGGCAGCAGGTTTCAGCTGTCCTCTCAGGGACCAGAAGAGGCCACAGAGGGCACAAGTACCAACCGCAAACATAACTGCGAGTGTAAGAAGAGGAAACGAAATGCTCAGTGTGACTGTGACAGTGATCAAGAGGAGGATGATGGCATACTCGATACACCTCGCAGGCAA AAATTAAAAAGCACATCAAAGTACATTTATCAGACCTTGTTTCTGAATGGGGAAAACAGTGACATTCGTATCTGCGCTCTGGGACAGGAGTGGAACCTCCACAAAGTGTACCTCTGCCag TCGGGGTATTTCTCCAGCATGTTCAGCGGATCCTGGAAGGAGTCCAGCATGATGGAAATCAACCTGGAGATCCCAGATCAGAACATTGATACTGAAG CTCTACAAGTTGTGTTTGGGTCCCTGTACCGTGATGATGTTCTGATCAAACCCAGCAGAGTCGTCAGTATTCTTGCCGCTGCTTGTATGCTACAGCTG GATGATTTGATCCAGCAGTGTGGCGAAACCATGAAGGAAAACATCAGTGCAAAGACTGTGTGTGGCTACTATGCGTGTGCTAGCATCTATGGCCTGGATTCAGTCATTAAAAA ATGTCTCGAGTGGCTTCTAAACAACCTGATGACCCACCAAAATATCGACCTGATGAAAGAACTTGG GGTGGAGGTCATGGAGCAACTCATCCAGTCCTCTGACTTGTTTGTCATGCAGGTGGAGATGGATGTTTACACTGCTCTGAAAAAG TGGATGTTTCTGCAGCTCAATCCGCTGTGGGACGGCCCCATCAAGCAGCTTCTGGCTGATGCCGACGCCTGGCTTTGCAAGCGCAGGACAG ACCTTTGTGAGAAGGAACCCTTCTTGAACACAGATGAGGGCGTTCCTTTTCGGTCAGTGTTCAACTTTGTGCGCCTGCAGTACATCATCAATGACCTCGCGTCTGCACGCATCTTGGAGAGGGACAACATTTTGCCTCTTG ACTGGTTGACGTCCGTGTATAAAAACCAGTGGTTCGCCATGCTCCGGACAGAGTTTGAGAATGATAACGG TCCTCAGGAGCCCAACAAAGACGAGTTTGAGCAGAGCAGCATGAGGTGTGGCAGGAAGCTCATTAAAGATGGAGAT TACTGCTGGAGGTGGACGGGCTTTAACTTTGGTTTCGACCTGCTGGTGACCTACACAAATCGCTTCATCGTCTTCAAGAGGAATACTCTGAGTCAGCCATGTGGGGGCGCTGTCAGTCTACAAGCACGAAGACACTTGGCATACAG GTTACGTCTTGCCTCCTTTGACAGTCGTGGAAAGCTGGTCTGCAGTCGCTCAACAGGTTACCAGCTGCTCACTTTAGAGAAAGACCAG GAGTATGTGGTGATGAATCTGGACAGCCGGTTGTTATCATTCCCCCTCTACGTGTGCTGTAACTTCCTGTATACATCACCTCAGTCAGATCACCGTCCAGACTCCTCAGACAAAGACAGGTCTGCTCACAGTGTGTCTTGA
- the pcyox1 gene encoding prenylcysteine oxidase 1, protein MRLQTLSLRALLFLGLWHTGRRSLASAPELQEQPKKIAVVGAGIGGAATAYYLRQEFGPGVKIDVFEDGSVGGRLATVKIGDYEYETGGSVIHPLNLHMKHFVDKLGIPQRKDVPSKMAIFDGKHILFEESDWFIVNFFRMLWRYGLNFLRMQMWVETVLDKFMRIYQYQQFGYSFSTVERLLHAMGGDSFLTLMNQTLEEAMMGEGFSQVFINDIVAPITRVNYGQSVRINGFVGAVSLAGADSGLWAVDGGNKKVCSGLLYNSKSELIPARVTSISVKVRPSKRGTPVSLYEISYVDQSGAAHSLYDIVIVATPLHRGKSDITFSGFSPPIPSHYPGHYHQTVATLVHGLLNVSYLGTTEAASEFTVSDVLTTDSNGSIINSLSSLDPVHIPKGYKRPPASQANVWKVFSKKPLSQEQLENMFLSYDSVSETKWLAYPAYHPPHRKTPPFILHNRLYYLNAVEWAASAMEMSAIAARNVALLAHHHWHEQKSKIDQEDLHTRLRGEL, encoded by the exons ATGAGACTACAAACCCTGTCACTGAGAGCGCTGCTATTCCTGGGGCTTTGGCACACAGGAAGGAGAAGTCTAGCCTCAGCCCCAGAGCTGCAGGAACAGCCTAAGAAGATAG CTGTGGTTGGAGCAGGAATTGGCGGCGCAGCGACAGCATATTACCTGAGGCAAGAGTTTGGACCTGGGGTCAAGATCGACGTGTTCGAAGACGGCAGTGTTGGCGGGCGACTTGCGACGGTGAAGATCGGAGATTATGAATACGAAACGGGAGGCTCAGTGATCCATCCTCTGAACCTACATATGAAGCACTTTGTTGATAAATTAG GTATTCCTCAGAGAAAAGACGTCCCCTCAAAAATGGCGATCTTTGATGGAAAGCACATCCTGTTCGAAGAGAGCGACTGGTTCATAGTAAATTTCTTCCGCATGCTCTGGCGATACGGGTTGAACTTTCTTCGAATGCAGATGTGGGTGGAGACTGTTCTGGATAAATTTATGAG AATCTACCAGTACCAGCAGTTTGGCTACTCATTCTCCACCGTAGAGAGGCTGTTGCATGCCATGGGAGGTGATAGTTTCCTCACTCTGATGAATCAGACCCTGGAGGAAGCCATGATGGGAGAAGGATTTTCTCAGGTCTTCATCAATGACATTGTTGCACCGATCACTCGTGTCAACTATGGGCAGAGTGTCCGCATCAATGGCTTTGTGG GAGCGGTGTCGTTAGCAGGGGCAGATTCAGGCCTGTGGGCAGTGGATGGAGGCAATAAGAAAGTTTGCTCTGGACTTCTTTACAACAGCAAAAGTGAGCTCATCCCTGCTAGAGTCACTTCCATTTCAGTGAAAGTTCGACCATCCAAGAGAG GCACCCCTGTCAGTTTATACGAGATTAGCTATGTTGACCAATCAGGAGCTGCACATTCCCTTTATGATATTGTGATAGTAGCAACGCCTCTTCACCGGGGGAAAtctgacatcacattttcaggCTTTTCCCCTCCAATCCCTTCTCACTACCCCGGGCACTACCACCAGACGGTCGCCACTCTTGTCCACGGCTTGCTCAACGTGTCTTACCTGGGGACCACAGAAGCTGCCTCAGAGTTCACCGTGTCTGATGTCCTCACCACAGACTCAAACGGTTCCATCATCAACAGCCTGAGCTCTCTGGATCCTGTGCACATCCCCAAAGGTTACAAGCGCCCCCCTGCTAGCCAAGCTAATGTCTGGAAGGTGTTCTCCAAAAAGCCGCTGTCCCAGGAGCAGCTGGAGAACATGTTCCTCTCCTATGATTCGGTGTCTGAGACCAAATGGCTGGCATACCCCGCGTACCATCCACCGCATCGCAAGACCCCTCCTTTTATCCTGCACAACCGGCTGTACTACCTCAATGCTGTGGAGTGGGCAGCAAGTGCCATGGAGATGAGCGCCATCGCTGCCAGGAACGTGGCCCTGCTGGCACACCACCACTGGCACGAACAAAAAAGCAAGATCGACCAGGAAGACCTGCACACGCGCCTGAGAGGAGAACTCTGA